One region of Metallosphaera sedula DSM 5348 genomic DNA includes:
- a CDS encoding glycosyltransferase — MKSTLVIHRVTKSVSGEGNVVRASAELLKEKKVDTTLATFSPPLDDLGLPYFSVVPFKLRLFDKYQRAFTYISARKTRPDFFLNITAIPIPLSDIAKHIIYGVAPEFSSVPSKYNSSLVWKLYILPLRGLLKRFREEAQRSVFIANSRYSSKAIREIYGVDSEVVYPPVDVTDFLKAYHEEGEPFFLTIGRFEPGKRLDLAVRLSAMTGIRGVIVGSMESDSYLKRLVKLSKELKADVQFLPNAKREHLIEVMKRASIYFHPTLGEHFGIPIVEAMAAGLVPIVPRESGGFEIVPEFSYDSLEEASELVKNNLKAPSSVRRDLREKALGFDRRIFKERMWNVIERAIT, encoded by the coding sequence ATGAAATCTACCCTAGTAATTCATAGAGTGACGAAGTCGGTGAGCGGAGAAGGGAACGTGGTCAGGGCATCGGCAGAGTTACTCAAGGAGAAAAAAGTGGACACCACATTGGCCACATTCTCTCCTCCCTTGGATGATTTGGGCCTACCCTATTTTTCGGTAGTTCCGTTTAAACTCAGGCTATTTGACAAGTATCAGAGGGCTTTCACCTATATCTCTGCCAGGAAAACTAGACCAGATTTCTTCCTGAATATAACAGCAATTCCCATCCCTCTTTCGGACATAGCCAAACATATAATCTATGGCGTAGCGCCTGAATTCTCCTCTGTTCCGTCTAAGTATAATAGCTCCCTAGTTTGGAAGCTTTATATTCTACCTTTGCGTGGTCTCCTTAAAAGATTCAGGGAAGAGGCTCAAAGATCTGTGTTCATAGCTAATTCCCGTTACTCCTCCAAGGCAATAAGAGAAATCTATGGAGTAGATTCTGAGGTGGTGTATCCTCCGGTGGATGTTACAGATTTCCTTAAGGCGTATCATGAGGAGGGAGAACCCTTCTTCCTGACTATCGGAAGATTTGAGCCCGGGAAGAGACTAGACCTCGCGGTGCGCCTATCCGCTATGACAGGGATAAGGGGGGTGATTGTGGGTTCCATGGAAAGCGATAGTTATCTGAAAAGGCTGGTTAAGTTAAGTAAGGAGCTTAAGGCAGACGTTCAATTCCTTCCTAACGCGAAAAGGGAACACCTCATAGAGGTGATGAAAAGGGCCTCTATCTACTTCCATCCCACCCTTGGGGAACACTTCGGTATACCCATTGTTGAGGCCATGGCTGCAGGCCTTGTTCCCATAGTTCCCAGGGAGAGCGGAGGATTTGAGATAGTACCCGAGTTTAGTTATGATAGCCTTGAGGAGGCATCTGAACTAGTGAAAAATAACCTTAAGGCTCCTAGTTCCGTCAGGAGAGATCTAAGGGAGAAGGCGCTAGGTTTTGACAGGAGGATATTTAAGGAGAGAATGTGGAATGTAATTGAGAGAGCCATAACCTAG
- a CDS encoding glycosyltransferase — protein MPLSIVIPAYNEEKRIERTLSELVSLFHDDQILVIFDGNDKTPDVVRKYPVELVVSTRRLGKGGALREGLLRSKGDYVVFLDADLPVGKEDLMRVIQEARDHDLVITTRIFRNMPTNRSFLHRAFVSVAKVFFPSLSFVRDFQSGLKVARREKLLQVKDELVMSDWLFDVNLIYSFVRRGFSVKEVEVKWDHEDQGSKISRKVMKVSLMMFLSLVKLRTFYSPFRGILQTGAYR, from the coding sequence ATGCCCCTTTCCATTGTGATTCCAGCTTATAATGAGGAAAAGAGGATTGAAAGGACTCTCTCCGAGCTTGTTTCCTTGTTTCATGATGACCAGATACTTGTAATATTTGATGGTAACGATAAGACCCCAGACGTGGTTAGAAAGTACCCCGTCGAGCTTGTGGTGAGCACTCGAAGGCTGGGGAAGGGAGGGGCACTAAGGGAAGGGTTACTGAGAAGCAAGGGAGACTACGTGGTTTTCCTAGACGCTGATCTACCAGTGGGAAAGGAGGACCTCATGCGGGTGATCCAAGAGGCAAGGGATCACGACCTAGTGATCACCACTAGAATATTCAGGAATATGCCCACGAATAGGAGCTTTCTCCATAGGGCCTTCGTTTCTGTAGCCAAGGTGTTTTTCCCCTCGCTTTCCTTCGTAAGGGACTTCCAGTCAGGACTGAAGGTGGCAAGGAGGGAGAAGCTTCTTCAGGTTAAGGACGAGCTAGTGATGAGTGATTGGCTCTTCGACGTCAATCTAATCTACTCCTTCGTAAGGAGGGGCTTTTCAGTCAAGGAGGTCGAGGTTAAGTGGGATCACGAGGATCAGGGAAGTAAGATCTCAAGGAAGGTGATGAAGGTGTCCCTGATGATGTTCCTCTCCCTCGTGAAGTTAAGGACCTTCTATTCCCCCTTCAGGGGGATCCTGCAAACTGGGGCGTACAGGTAA
- a CDS encoding helix-turn-helix domain-containing protein, translating to MKKLYRVKFSLIHEGCWTSKIRDDRVVTLRLSQYNRRKVHVLVASSKLIVRDLKTSDNVDDILKYRKMKGGYVIEFLEDLDTTISGAILESGSNVLEYSNTVKAGMEKWEVITTSKALVNQFAERFKVNDLTVHEMKFPELFGSGLTEKEMLTLKTALSMGYFNYPRSVKAKDIAESLGVSKQDFLYHLRNSINKIVSSYDLG from the coding sequence ATGAAGAAGCTTTACAGGGTCAAGTTTTCACTAATACATGAGGGGTGTTGGACAAGCAAGATAAGAGATGACAGGGTCGTCACGTTAAGGCTTTCACAGTACAACAGAAGGAAGGTCCACGTTCTCGTGGCTTCATCGAAATTGATTGTTCGCGATCTAAAGACCTCAGATAACGTGGACGACATCCTAAAATACAGGAAAATGAAGGGAGGATACGTCATCGAATTCCTTGAGGATTTAGATACCACCATATCAGGGGCTATTCTAGAGTCCGGAAGTAACGTGTTGGAGTATAGCAACACTGTTAAGGCCGGTATGGAAAAGTGGGAGGTAATAACAACAAGTAAAGCCCTCGTAAACCAATTCGCTGAAAGGTTCAAGGTTAACGACCTCACGGTTCACGAAATGAAGTTTCCCGAGCTGTTTGGCTCTGGGTTAACGGAAAAGGAGATGCTCACCCTGAAAACTGCCCTATCCATGGGCTACTTTAACTATCCTAGATCTGTTAAGGCCAAGGACATAGCTGAAAGCCTAGGTGTCTCTAAACAAGATTTCCTATACCATCTGAGGAATTCCATTAACAAGATCGTGTCGTCCTACGACCTCGGTTAG
- a CDS encoding APC family permease, protein MDEKKKLENEAQPSLKKDVLGTWLVASYGIAANAPIAVATLYFVGIAGIAGGAMPLVVLLSYLIYATTLIVIYEWSKDVASSYGYVAIMKKGLNSSLAAFTVGYGYIYQYLVAGTAGFGILGLASFLYLISPSIASTMPWLWALITVILTLEVTLVMWLGVKPGGLLNLVIGLFSIGFLVVTSISLIAVAGSHNTVSVFTASPVNNNWVLILVSMIFAITTFGGATTPIGVAEEAKVPKRTMPRALLLGFGLLGVGLILNSYAQTVIYGVSNMFNYASLPDPMVIIYSKYFSPVIVDLLIVLVAFMFNSSIISFATSGSRMIYGMARDGILYPSNFSKVNRHGAPGNAIILTGVIAGALCLLTGYLLGPLEASIFLITFGSFYVSLGHLFAALALIRRKVKLGRPDIAKHVLIPIISMGAYVATIYFGTYPAPAFPLNIAVYSAWAVLAVHVVVYYLMKRRYPERLSKFGDHSL, encoded by the coding sequence ATGGATGAGAAAAAGAAACTGGAAAATGAGGCTCAACCAAGCCTGAAGAAGGACGTGTTGGGGACGTGGTTAGTGGCAAGTTACGGTATAGCTGCAAACGCTCCCATTGCAGTTGCCACGCTGTATTTCGTGGGGATTGCTGGTATAGCTGGAGGTGCCATGCCCCTAGTGGTTCTGCTTTCCTACCTGATTTACGCTACCACACTGATCGTGATATACGAGTGGAGCAAGGACGTGGCTTCATCTTACGGCTACGTGGCCATCATGAAGAAGGGTCTTAACAGCAGTTTAGCTGCTTTCACCGTGGGATACGGTTACATTTATCAGTACCTGGTCGCAGGGACTGCCGGTTTCGGCATACTCGGCCTAGCTTCCTTCCTTTACTTAATATCGCCAAGTATAGCCTCAACGATGCCGTGGCTGTGGGCCCTGATCACGGTGATCCTGACGCTCGAGGTTACCCTTGTAATGTGGTTGGGCGTGAAGCCCGGTGGTCTGCTCAACCTCGTGATAGGTCTATTTTCCATTGGATTTCTCGTGGTAACGTCTATCTCTCTCATAGCCGTTGCGGGAAGTCACAACACCGTAAGCGTGTTCACCGCATCCCCGGTGAACAACAACTGGGTTCTAATACTGGTTTCAATGATCTTTGCGATCACGACGTTTGGAGGAGCCACGACTCCCATAGGCGTTGCCGAAGAGGCCAAGGTACCAAAGAGAACCATGCCCAGGGCACTCCTCCTCGGGTTTGGACTACTTGGAGTGGGGCTAATTCTCAACTCCTATGCGCAGACCGTGATCTACGGAGTGTCCAACATGTTCAACTACGCCTCTCTCCCTGATCCCATGGTGATCATCTACAGCAAGTATTTCAGTCCCGTGATTGTGGATCTACTAATAGTACTGGTTGCATTCATGTTCAACTCCTCTATCATTTCCTTTGCGACCAGCGGTAGCAGAATGATATACGGGATGGCAAGGGACGGAATACTCTATCCAAGCAACTTCTCGAAGGTGAACAGGCACGGGGCTCCCGGTAACGCAATAATATTGACTGGAGTTATCGCTGGGGCACTTTGCCTGCTAACCGGTTACCTTCTAGGTCCCCTGGAGGCCAGCATCTTCCTAATAACCTTCGGCTCATTTTACGTTTCTCTCGGGCACCTGTTTGCTGCCTTGGCTCTCATTAGAAGAAAGGTGAAGCTGGGGAGGCCAGACATCGCCAAGCACGTGTTAATCCCCATAATCTCCATGGGCGCTTACGTGGCTACGATATACTTCGGAACCTATCCGGCACCAGCGTTTCCCTTGAACATAGCAGTGTATTCGGCCTGGGCCGTGTTGGCGGTTCACGTCGTAGTGTATTATTTGATGAAGAGAAGATATCCGGAAAGGCTAAGCAAGTTCGGGGATCACAGTCTATAG
- a CDS encoding FAD-binding oxidoreductase produces the protein MESYLKDLEREFGSRFISRGEIIDQYSSSPYLVSPVLSKMGKRILGVVVAEDIDDIKNLLRFCDANRIPLLARGAGTSTIGQVLPITPCIVLDIQRLNKTLEYDKYLRVSPGVKVLTALNYLRKRGKELQVYPSSFYISTLGGYIAGGDVGIGSYQYGYHFDHDGVRRLTVLGTTGTYELKGKETLAVSQAAGTTGVIAEAELSVVDYEDWRDQLIRVDEVEGVVKLLKRLEEDRPRIRRITLEDYETLSLIAKGRINPGKWNVIVSSTKSFGEEVDMRFLDELAFAAIYVTMSKLTGFSRYFYEVRLLSLESFLKVVTQVKMALGSKVLVHGDVMTLRGETVVYTVFISERENFEVIDSIMLKEGIPFEIHSLVVNDRVDEEFRLELMRKYKEIVDPHNILNPGKLRV, from the coding sequence ATGGAATCCTATCTGAAGGACCTGGAAAGGGAGTTCGGCTCGAGATTCATCTCAAGAGGAGAGATCATTGATCAGTACTCAAGTTCCCCCTACCTAGTCTCACCAGTTCTCTCGAAAATGGGTAAAAGGATCCTAGGCGTTGTCGTGGCCGAGGACATCGATGACATCAAGAACCTCCTACGCTTCTGTGACGCCAACAGGATTCCGCTCCTGGCCAGGGGAGCTGGGACTTCAACCATAGGCCAGGTATTACCCATAACTCCGTGTATTGTCCTGGATATACAGAGATTAAATAAAACTCTGGAATACGACAAATACCTGAGAGTTTCGCCCGGGGTTAAGGTCCTGACAGCACTCAACTACCTCAGGAAGAGGGGCAAGGAGCTCCAGGTCTACCCCAGTAGCTTCTACATCTCCACCCTCGGTGGCTACATAGCTGGAGGAGACGTTGGGATAGGCTCGTATCAGTACGGCTACCATTTCGACCATGATGGGGTCAGAAGGTTAACTGTGTTGGGGACCACTGGGACCTACGAGCTCAAGGGAAAGGAGACGCTGGCAGTCTCGCAGGCAGCCGGGACGACAGGCGTGATCGCGGAGGCCGAGCTCTCGGTAGTGGATTACGAGGACTGGAGGGATCAGCTAATCAGGGTTGACGAGGTGGAAGGAGTAGTGAAGTTGCTCAAGAGACTCGAGGAGGACAGGCCTAGGATCAGGAGAATAACCTTGGAGGATTACGAGACTCTCTCCTTGATCGCCAAGGGTAGGATCAACCCAGGAAAATGGAACGTAATAGTCTCGAGCACCAAGAGCTTTGGGGAAGAGGTTGACATGAGATTTCTGGATGAGCTCGCGTTCGCAGCGATTTACGTTACCATGAGCAAGTTAACCGGGTTCTCGAGGTACTTCTACGAGGTGAGGCTCCTCTCACTGGAAAGCTTCCTGAAGGTAGTGACGCAGGTAAAGATGGCCCTTGGTTCTAAGGTTCTAGTTCACGGTGACGTCATGACGTTGAGGGGGGAGACCGTGGTGTACACAGTCTTCATATCGGAAAGGGAAAACTTTGAGGTAATAGACTCCATAATGCTCAAGGAGGGAATACCCTTCGAGATACACTCCCTCGTTGTGAATGACAGGGTAGATGAGGAATTCAGGCTTGAGTTAATGAGGAAATACAAGGAAATCGTGGACCCTCATAACATCCTGAATCCGGGGAAGTTAAGAGTCTAG
- a CDS encoding DUF1177 family protein produces the protein MILKTLLDVIDILESRDPVERIRRRLEGRVKFDEVVVEGVPFIKALYEGGGRRVEILGRLGAIQTGEKGLVSDADGAVVSLTTLLELLNLREKGIELKLDVSFATNLSTTARLIPHSPFKFMVPPVGLDEALKVEVDPQATTVLSIDSTKGNRLAKYDDFALTHVIKDGYILKLSDEVLDIYNRVTEHEVYMVPLTSGDLTPLDVNVYHISTLISPWLYTSAPVVGLATVSPRAIPGYETGVMNLNMLEHASRFCLEFLKYMEKGGSVYNEEELRELERRFGPSNLVRRAV, from the coding sequence GTGATCCTAAAGACCCTACTTGACGTCATAGATATCCTCGAGTCAAGGGACCCAGTGGAGAGGATTAGGCGAAGGCTCGAGGGAAGGGTTAAGTTCGACGAGGTTGTTGTGGAGGGAGTCCCATTTATCAAGGCCCTTTATGAGGGCGGAGGAAGGAGGGTCGAGATTTTGGGCAGACTCGGGGCAATCCAAACAGGTGAGAAGGGACTGGTCTCCGACGCTGACGGCGCCGTGGTCAGCTTAACGACGTTACTGGAACTCTTGAACCTCAGGGAAAAGGGAATAGAGCTCAAGCTTGACGTTTCCTTCGCGACTAACCTGTCAACTACCGCGAGGTTGATCCCACACTCACCCTTCAAGTTCATGGTCCCGCCCGTCGGGCTAGATGAGGCGCTGAAGGTGGAGGTGGACCCACAGGCTACCACGGTGCTGTCGATAGACTCGACGAAGGGCAATAGACTAGCAAAGTACGACGACTTCGCCCTAACCCACGTGATAAAGGACGGGTATATCCTGAAGCTGAGTGACGAGGTCTTGGACATCTACAACAGGGTCACGGAACACGAGGTGTACATGGTCCCCTTAACCAGCGGTGACCTAACTCCGCTAGACGTGAATGTGTACCACATTAGTACCCTGATTTCGCCTTGGCTCTACACGAGTGCACCAGTGGTTGGCCTTGCAACGGTCTCCCCAAGGGCAATACCCGGGTACGAGACCGGGGTCATGAACCTCAACATGCTCGAGCACGCCTCTAGATTTTGCCTCGAGTTTCTGAAGTACATGGAGAAGGGTGGAAGCGTCTACAACGAGGAGGAGCTCAGGGAACTGGAGAGGAGATTCGGGCCGTCTAACCTAGTGAGGAGGGCCGTCTAA
- a CDS encoding M20 family metallopeptidase, whose amino-acid sequence MNLLRELVEIETVNPPGSHYEEFTSVMRERLGELGFQVELVEIPDEFLDKNYIYSPRHRGNKRVILLARNDPEPRLHFNFHYDVVPAGNGWVTDPFKLKVVEDRAYGRGTSDMKGAIASLYLALSGQDFPVEVALVPDEESGGLGTRYLVDKLRVRPRHVILGEPSFPDLYVGHFGIVRGVVRVFGKQVHASMANQGVNAFLEASRLALELQRRYSSLSLSLEGSTVLGGYVEGSTSDGMVPGTFAFSFYRSVPPKGRGPDLDHEIVDETARELGIKHEFEIKSFVPGSMTSPDSSLTRVVEACIREMGWEPRKEVAKIRYDAVFYGDIDAVNFGPGEPGQAHVANEYVDLRNVKRVSQVYSCVMRSML is encoded by the coding sequence ATGAACCTTCTAAGGGAGCTCGTGGAGATAGAGACCGTGAACCCTCCCGGGTCTCATTACGAGGAATTTACGTCGGTGATGAGGGAGAGACTTGGGGAACTGGGATTTCAGGTAGAGCTCGTGGAGATTCCAGACGAGTTCCTGGACAAGAACTACATTTATTCCCCTAGGCACAGGGGGAACAAGAGGGTCATACTCCTCGCGAGGAATGACCCTGAACCCAGGCTTCACTTCAACTTCCATTACGACGTGGTTCCTGCAGGGAACGGTTGGGTGACTGATCCCTTCAAGCTGAAGGTAGTTGAGGACAGGGCATACGGGAGAGGGACTTCTGACATGAAGGGGGCCATCGCGAGCCTTTACCTCGCGTTATCGGGTCAGGACTTCCCCGTAGAGGTTGCGCTTGTACCTGATGAGGAGAGCGGAGGGCTAGGAACCAGGTACCTTGTGGATAAACTTCGGGTCAGGCCGAGACACGTGATCCTAGGCGAGCCGAGCTTCCCCGACCTGTACGTGGGTCATTTCGGGATCGTCCGGGGAGTTGTGAGGGTGTTCGGGAAACAGGTCCACGCCAGCATGGCAAACCAAGGAGTTAACGCCTTCCTTGAGGCCTCTAGGTTAGCCCTGGAGCTTCAGAGGAGGTACTCCTCGCTCTCGCTCTCGCTCGAGGGATCAACGGTGCTCGGCGGATACGTCGAGGGTTCAACGAGCGACGGGATGGTTCCAGGGACATTCGCCTTCAGTTTCTATAGGTCAGTCCCACCAAAGGGAAGGGGTCCGGACCTCGATCATGAGATCGTGGACGAGACGGCCAGGGAACTGGGGATCAAGCACGAGTTCGAGATTAAGTCCTTCGTACCGGGTTCAATGACCAGTCCTGATTCCAGCTTGACGAGAGTCGTCGAGGCGTGTATTAGGGAGATGGGCTGGGAACCTAGGAAGGAGGTGGCGAAGATTAGATATGACGCGGTATTCTACGGAGATATTGACGCCGTGAACTTCGGCCCAGGGGAGCCGGGGCAGGCCCACGTTGCGAATGAGTATGTTGACCTTAGAAACGTAAAAAGGGTAAGCCAAGTATATAGTTGCGTGATGAGATCCATGTTGTAG
- a CDS encoding glycosyltransferase has translation MPREGPGLGVLEAMASGMPVIVSDGLGSKELIKDNGFVVREWEEAIDRVNEILESENLRREFSKNSWEIAKSLHWKNHAEKVKELMEKLE, from the coding sequence ATACCACGAGAGGGCCCGGGCCTAGGAGTTTTAGAAGCCATGGCCAGCGGTATGCCAGTAATCGTGAGTGATGGTCTAGGAAGTAAGGAGTTGATCAAGGACAACGGTTTTGTGGTGAGGGAGTGGGAGGAGGCCATAGATAGGGTAAATGAAATCCTGGAGTCGGAGAACTTGAGAAGGGAGTTCAGCAAGAACTCTTGGGAAATTGCTAAATCTCTTCATTGGAAGAATCATGCAGAGAAAGTTAAGGAGTTAATGGAGAAACTAGAGTGA
- a CDS encoding glycosyltransferase produces MTIQVTVVITVWYRYKFLEEALESVVNQNAPSSDYEILLVGKIDENILNKIISKVKIKRGDVKIAYEEVNEESIGAKLYKAIKIANGKIITFLEDDDIFYHNKLSVIEKLINCEEKRSFLRHAVDLIDEKSNVISRTERVESNPVYITNEDWFNLKLPSRHSVKFASVSSMAICKSLLENYSDFIRRIKFSPDILVLLISALSLGQKIYYLDPLGAYRLYRDSFGSGYGSFDEFIKTSRFKYKSWYEDGLVYSKMLEGNKRLWDINLGVTVLYKILFNIFNNNNSDIKLTVKDLKTIIYLMRSTYTSKTLSLKALGLYILSYLPYQLRKKILMERIFKDKIKIYTKKSNL; encoded by the coding sequence TTGACAATTCAGGTAACTGTTGTGATAACTGTCTGGTATAGGTATAAATTCCTTGAAGAAGCCCTAGAAAGCGTTGTTAACCAAAACGCACCATCTTCTGACTATGAAATTTTATTAGTTGGTAAAATAGATGAAAATATACTAAATAAAATAATAAGTAAAGTAAAAATTAAAAGAGGAGACGTTAAAATAGCCTATGAAGAGGTTAATGAGGAGTCTATTGGAGCAAAGTTGTATAAGGCCATTAAGATAGCTAACGGAAAAATAATAACATTCTTGGAAGATGATGATATCTTTTATCACAATAAATTATCTGTTATTGAGAAATTAATTAACTGTGAAGAAAAAAGGTCCTTTTTACGGCATGCTGTAGATCTTATTGATGAAAAATCCAACGTAATTTCAAGAACAGAAAGAGTAGAATCTAATCCTGTATATATTACTAATGAAGATTGGTTTAATCTTAAATTACCTTCTAGGCATAGCGTTAAGTTTGCTTCTGTATCGTCGATGGCCATTTGCAAGAGTTTGCTAGAGAATTATTCAGATTTTATTAGAAGAATAAAGTTTTCCCCAGATATATTAGTTCTTTTAATATCAGCTTTGTCTTTAGGACAAAAGATCTACTATCTTGATCCTTTGGGCGCATATAGACTGTATAGAGATAGCTTCGGTTCTGGTTACGGTAGTTTCGATGAATTTATTAAGACATCCAGATTTAAATATAAGTCTTGGTATGAAGATGGTTTAGTATATTCAAAAATGTTAGAAGGGAATAAAAGACTCTGGGATATTAATCTAGGGGTGACGGTTTTATATAAAATTTTATTTAATATATTTAATAATAATAATAGTGATATAAAACTAACTGTCAAAGATTTAAAAACTATAATATATCTGATGAGGAGTACCTATACTTCTAAAACATTATCTCTAAAAGCTCTTGGATTATATATATTATCATATCTTCCGTATCAATTGAGAAAGAAAATACTAATGGAAAGGATATTTAAAGATAAAATCAAGATTTATACTAAAAAAAGTAATTTATAG
- a CDS encoding IS1/IS1595 family N-terminal zinc-binding domain-containing protein codes for MVKKGRVKGRQEYLCGNCGSQFVEGLSIVTTGAWDRGHSSRKPDEHEGYLEILQVPLGIFG; via the coding sequence GTGGTTAAGAAGGGTAGGGTAAAGGGAAGGCAGGAGTATCTTTGCGGGAATTGTGGGAGCCAGTTCGTTGAGGGGCTAAGCATCGTTACCACAGGAGCTTGGGATAGAGGGCATTCAAGTCGCAAACCGGACGAGCATGAGGGCTATCTCGAGATACTCCAGGTGCCCCTTGGGATCTTCGGGTAG
- a CDS encoding glycosyltransferase family 4 protein codes for MKVLISAYEKMSSGIASYTEEVAKLLSSYVDLAVLSFDDWKSERFKVIKFTRKGVSRALPYLSFLRNKESLEKIEKEFDVIHETLPPWGSTGNNLITTKWGYIGYFKLALIRLAGLSFPEKLGAFPVTLQHYIMDKISFRKAKYIVSMNDESANFIPPPIENRTLKKYEYDSKLKLLFVSRDLTMKRKNLKVILNSFKYLKKDIELHLVGEDKGKIRRDKNIIIHGFLEREKVFELMYKVDALILPSTYEELGYVGLEAYSIGLPLITSKIPSFNTIFKASPKFDPYNPKELGDILNKLSCGDLEEIGRKGYELVKQYNEIARKKFLGLYKEAMNSN; via the coding sequence ATGAAAGTTCTTATATCTGCATACGAAAAAATGAGTTCTGGAATAGCTTCTTATACTGAAGAAGTAGCAAAACTTCTCTCATCTTATGTGGACCTCGCAGTTCTCTCTTTTGATGACTGGAAAAGTGAGAGATTTAAAGTTATAAAATTCACCAGAAAGGGTGTATCTAGAGCTTTACCTTATTTATCGTTCTTAAGAAACAAAGAAAGCTTGGAAAAGATTGAAAAAGAATTTGACGTAATTCACGAAACTCTTCCACCCTGGGGCTCAACGGGAAATAATTTAATAACAACAAAATGGGGCTATATCGGTTACTTTAAACTTGCGTTAATTAGATTAGCCGGGTTATCATTCCCAGAAAAATTAGGAGCATTTCCAGTCACTCTTCAACATTACATCATGGATAAGATATCTTTTAGAAAGGCAAAATACATAGTTTCCATGAATGACGAAAGTGCAAATTTCATTCCTCCACCGATCGAGAATAGGACGTTGAAAAAATACGAATACGATAGTAAACTGAAACTCCTTTTTGTATCTAGAGATTTAACAATGAAGAGAAAGAATTTAAAGGTTATCCTTAACTCTTTCAAATACTTGAAGAAAGACATTGAATTACATCTAGTTGGAGAAGACAAGGGAAAGATAAGGAGAGATAAAAACATTATAATTCATGGTTTTCTAGAAAGAGAAAAAGTATTTGAGTTAATGTACAAAGTCGATGCTCTAATATTACCCTCAACTTACGAGGAACTGGGTTACGTAGGTTTAGAAGCATATTCTATAGGCCTTCCCTTGATAACAAGCAAGATTCCATCATTTAATACTATTTTTAAAGCAAGCCCAAAATTTGACCCTTACAATCCTAAAGAACTAGGTGATATATTGAACAAATTAAGTTGTGGGGATTTAGAGGAAATAGGGAGAAAGGGGTATGAGTTAGTGAAACAATATAACGAAATTGCAAGAAAAAAGTTCCTAGGGTTATATAAGGAAGCCATGAATAGTAACTAA